One Rhododendron vialii isolate Sample 1 chromosome 2a, ASM3025357v1 genomic region harbors:
- the LOC131315600 gene encoding protein ECERIFERUM 26-like, producing MLDQITILCKRTVVSTKPVQPGKFHHLSALDRVMEPNRILMVYYYTTPPGRAVGVVTKKLRESISEMLNGFPMVTGRLLKNDDGQWMIKCNDAGVRLVEARAKGSVERWLRRTDREKELLLVHWEDMYCKPYFWSTFYVQLTEFEEGGLAIGLSCTHLLVDPPSAAMFIKAWANITLGGKMLTPPLFQPLPLPKPGNKNTNDQTYTALVDCYKTSIQNPIPDMAKQHATVTFGFTYEMVQSCIAMAKSVGAPDDSSLTPFEALAGLFWVCVSKIKGEGNGTLTNLSVSVDMRETLGLDKGFFGNCMAYHEVPAWECLGDQNGLSEATSAIGEAVKKMENKRILDLIEWLEGDNFESYSISTISGQYLICAKLDNVVSNSTIFEDCYDPIRVSCYIEPVLGEGQVLILPSPPREGGFSRVAMVTLPEDEVVKLCEDALLLQFNPTILMGMGKS from the exons ATGTTGGATCAAATCACAATCTTATGCAAACGGACCGTGGTCAGCACCAAGCCAGTCCAGCCCGGGAAATTCCACCACCTATCGGCTCTGGACCGGGTCATGGAACCCAACCGGATCCTAATGGTGTACTATTACACGACCCCTCCGGGTCGGGCTGTCGGGGTAGTAACCAAGAAGCTGAGAGAGTCCATATCCGAAATGCTTAACGGGTTTCCTATGGTGACGGGCCGGCTATTGAAGAACGATGATGGGCAGTGGATGATCAAGTGCAATGACGCAGGAGTGAGACTGGTGGAGGCGCGGGCGAAAGGGAGCGTGGAGCGGTGGTTGAGGCGCACGGATAGGGAGAAAGAGCTTTTGCTTGTCCATTGGGAGGATATGTATTGCAAGCCCTATTTTTGGTCTACTTTTTATGTTCAG CTCACTGAATTTGAAGAAGGCGGACTAGCAATCGGCCTGAGCTGCACCCACCTCCTAGTTGATCCCCCTTCTGCTGCCATGTTCATCAAGGCATGGGCCAACATAACCCTTGGTGGCAAAATGCTCACTCCTCCTCTCTTCCAACCACTACCACTGCCAAAACCTGGCAACAAAAACACCAACGACCAAACTTACACTGCCTTAGTCGATTGTTACAAAACATCGATACAAAATCCAATTCCTGACATGGCCAAGCAACATGCAACTGTTACATTCGGATTTACATACGAAATGGTGCAATCTTGTATAGCCATGGCTAAAAGCGTAGGTGCACCCGATGATTCATCCCTGACGCCCTTTGAAGCCCTAGCTGGGCTATTTTGGGTTTGTGTGAGCAAGATAAAAGGAGAAGGAAATGGTACTCTAACAAACCTGTCTGTAAGTGTGGATATGAGGGAAACCCTAGGTTTGGACAAAGGTTTCTTTGGAAATTGCATGGCATACCATGAAGTTCCTGCATGGGAATGTTTGGGAGATCAAAATGGGTTATCAGAAGCAACTTCTGCTATTGGGGAAGCAGTGAAGAAGATGGAAAATAAAAGGATACTCGATTTGATTGAGTGGTTGGAAGGTGATAATTTTGAATCCTATTCAATATCTACAATTAGCGGTCAATACCTAATTTGTGCTAAATTGGATAACGTGGTGTCAAATTCAACCATATTTGAAGATTGTTATGATCCGATTCGAGTTTCTTGTTACATTGAGCCTGTGTTGGGAGAAGGGCAAGTACTAATCCTTCCGTCGCCACCGAGGGAGGGTGGATTCAGCAGGGTGGCTATGGTTACACTACCAGAGGATGAGGTTGTCAAGTTGTGTGAAGATGCTCTTCTCCTTCAATTTAACCCGACTATTTTGATGGGAATGGGCAAATCATGA